In Aedes albopictus strain Foshan chromosome 3, AalbF5, whole genome shotgun sequence, the following are encoded in one genomic region:
- the LOC109621259 gene encoding chromatin assembly factor 1 p55 subunit: MGDRGDGAEAFDDAVEERVINEEYKVWKKNTPFLYDLVMTHALEWPSLTAQWLPDVTKPEGKDYSVHRLILGTHTSDEQNHLLIASVQLPNEDAQFDASHYDNEKGEFGGFGSVSGKIEIEIKINHEGEVNRARYMPQNPCVIATKTPSSDVLVFDYTKHPSKPEPSGECHPDLRLRGHQKEGYGLSWNPNLNGYLLSASDDHTICLWDINATPKEHRIIDAKNIFTGHTAVVEDVAWHLLHESLFGSVADDQKLMIWDTRCNNTSKPSHTVDAHTAEVNCLSFNPYSEFILATGSADKTVALWDLRNLKLKLHSFESHKDEIFQVQWSPHNETILASSGTDRRLHVWDLSKIGEEQSAEDTEDGPPELLFIHGGHTAKISDFSWNPNEPWVICSVSEDNIMQVWQMAENIYNDEEPDVPASEIEAGAP; this comes from the exons ATGGGTGATCGCGGAGATGGAG CGGAAGCATTCGATGATGCCGTCGAGGAGCGCGTTATCAACGAAGAGTACAAAGTATGGAAGAAGAACACTCCGTTCTTGTACGATTTGGTAATGACCCATGCCCTGGAATGGCCTTCGTTGACTGCACAGTGGTTGCCGGATGTGACCAAACCGGAGGGCAAGGACTACTCGGTGCATCGGTTGATCCTGGGAACGCATACGTCCGATGAACAAAATCATCTGCTGATTGCCAGCGTGCAGCTGCCAAACGAAGATGCCCAGTTTGACGCGAGCCATTATGACAACGAGAAAGGAGAGTTTGGCGGATTTGGATCTGTGTCGGGAAAGATTGAGATTGAAATCAAGATCAATCACGAGGGTGAGGTCAACAGGGCTAGATACATGCCACAGAACCCTTGTGTTATTGCTACTAAAACACCATCTAGTGACGTGCTGGTGTTTGACTATACCAAGCATCCGAGCAAACCGGAACCGAGCGGCGAATGTCATCCAGATCTGCGTCTCCGAGGTCACCAAAAGGAAGGCTACGGATTGTCCTGGAATCCGAATCTGAATGGATATCTTTTATCGGCTAGTGATGATCATACCATCTGCTTGTGGGACATTAATGCCACTCCGAAAGAACATCGAATCATCGATGCCAAGAACATTTTCACCGGTCATACGGCGGTCGTTGAGGACGTGGCCTGGCATCTGCTGCACGAATCCCTGTTTGGTTCGGTTGCAGACGATCAAAAGCTTATGATCTGGGATACCCGTTGTAACAACACATCCAAACCATCGCATACTGTCGATGCCCACACCGCCGAGGTGAACTGCCTCAGCTTTAACCCTTATTCGGAATTCATTTTGGCCACTGGATCTGCGGACAAAACCGTGGCCCTGTGGGATCTCCGCAACCTAAAACTCAAATTGCATTCGTTCGAGTCGCATAAAGACGAGATCTTCCAGGTCCAATGGTCGCCCCATAACGAGACCATTCTGGCTTCATCCGGCACCGACCGACGGTTGCACGTGTGGGATCTATCCAAGATTGGTGAAGAGCAGAGCGCCGAAGACACCGAGGACGGTCCCCCAGAGCTGCTGTTCATCCACGGCGGCCACACCGCCAAAATCTCCGATTTCTCGTGGAACCCGAACGAACCCTGGGTCATTTGCTCGGTGTCCGAGGATAACATCATGCAGGTCTGGCAAATGGCCGAGAACATCTACAACGATGAGGAACCGGACGTGCCGGCCAGTGAGATTGAAGCGGGGGCTCCCTAG